The Faecalibacterium sp. I3-3-33 DNA window ACCAGCGTCAGGCTGCCGGACAAAAGACAGGTCTGGAAGCCCAGTGCCTGACTGAATACCAGCATACCCACCAAGCCGTAAATGATGCTGGGGATACCGGCCAGCGTTTCGTTGGTGAACTCGATGACCTCGATGAGCCGCCGGTTGGAGGCGTATTCGGTCAGGTAGACCGCCGCACCCACGCCCAGCGGCAATACAATGAGTAATGTCAGCAGGATGACATACAGGGTGTTGAGGATGGCGGGCAGAATGCCGTCCGTCTTTTTCAGCACACTGGCGGTGGTGGAAAGGAACTTCCAGCTGATGTGGGGGATGCCCCGCACCAGAACCATGCCGATGATCCCGGCCACCAGCACCATCACCAGCACTGCGCTTGCCCAGACCAGCACGGTCATTACCCGGTTCCATGCCCGGCGGGAGGGCGAAAAGCCGTTATTCATCGCGGTTTCCTCCCTTCAGTACCACATTCAGCACCACGTTGATGAGCATGATGAACACGAACAGCACCAGCGCGATGCTGAACAGTGCCTGCCGCTGCAGGCCGCCGGCGTAGCTCATTTCCTTGGCAATGGCGGTGGTCAGCAGGGTAACGCTGCGGAACAGGCTGTCCGGCATATTGGGGCTGTTGCCCGCCACCATCATTACAGCCATGGCCTCGCCGATGGCGCGGCCGATGCCCAGCACAACGCCTGCGGCAATGCCGCTTTTCGCCGCCGGAATGCTGATCTTGAACCATGTTTCGGTGTCGGTAGCACCCAGCGCCAGACTGCCCTGCTCGTACTCCGGCGGCACGGCGTTGAGCGCCGTCACCGACACGGACACGATGCTGGGTAAGATCATGATGGAAAGCACCACGATAGCGCTGAGCAGGCAGGCACCGGAGGCCTTGCCGAAAGCTTTTGCCACGGCGGGCACCAGCACCTGCATACCCAAAAGGCCGAACACCACGCTGGGGATGCCGGACAGCAGCTCGATGGCGGTGACCACCACGGTGCGCAGCTTTGGGTCTGCAGCCTTGGAGAGGAACACTGCCGTCAGCAGGCCGATAGGCACGCCGAGGATGGTAGCGCCCAGCGTGCCGTAGATGCTGGACAGGATGAAGGGCAGGATGCCGAACAGCGGCTCTGCCGCAGTGGACGCCCATTTGGTGCCGAACAGGAACTTGAACAGACCAATTTTATGGATGGCCGGCACGCCGGAGACCACCATGTACACCGAGATGA harbors:
- the pstA gene encoding phosphate ABC transporter permease PstA — encoded protein: MNNGFSPSRRAWNRVMTVLVWASAVLVMVLVAGIIGMVLVRGIPHISWKFLSTTASVLKKTDGILPAILNTLYVILLTLLIVLPLGVGAAVYLTEYASNRRLIEVIEFTNETLAGIPSIIYGLVGMLVFSQALGFQTCLLSGSLTLVVMNLPTIIRTTQESLKTVPQGYREGAMGLGAGKWHIIRTIVLPCSIDGIVTGCILAVGRIVGESAALLFTAGAAEVIAKSVFKAYTSNGATLSVLLYLRAFEDGDFASAWGIGAVLLVLVLLINLAARLAKTKLKQKQ
- the pstC gene encoding phosphate ABC transporter permease subunit PstC — translated: MNKKSYLRRVRLPRTPADWLEAVMNFIFFLCGMLAVCCVVLISVYMVVSGVPAIHKIGLFKFLFGTKWASTAAEPLFGILPFILSSIYGTLGATILGVPIGLLTAVFLSKAADPKLRTVVVTAIELLSGIPSVVFGLLGMQVLVPAVAKAFGKASGACLLSAIVVLSIMILPSIVSVSVTALNAVPPEYEQGSLALGATDTETWFKISIPAAKSGIAAGVVLGIGRAIGEAMAVMMVAGNSPNMPDSLFRSVTLLTTAIAKEMSYAGGLQRQALFSIALVLFVFIMLINVVLNVVLKGGNRDE